One Synechocystis sp. LKSZ1 genomic window, GCCAACATAACGCCAATGCCAAGGCTCAAAACTGACTCCCTGGCTATTTCCTGGGGGAAAAGATAGTTCAAAACCGTAATTATGAGAATTGCGAGCTAGCCATTGATAGGCTGGAGTTGATTGAAAATCAAACTTAAGATCGGCACTAGGCTGAGTTCCATCACCAATATCTAGAGCATAACCAGTATGATGTTCACTATGGCCAGGAGGAGCACTTAAGCGAGCGGCGGCCTGTTTACTTCCTCGTCTTTGGATCTGTCTTTGAAACAGTTTTTCTTGATCCGCAATCGAACGAAATCCCGAAATAATGGTTAACTGAATACCTTGGGCTTTAGCATCACGTTGCATTTGCCAAAAAGCATTAGCGGCTTCTTGATCTAAAGACTCTGTTCGATCATAGTATTTGCCTACAGTAACTAGACGCTGACGAGGATTCTCAGCAAAAGTATGATGTCCTAAATAAGTTTTCGCTTGATTAGGCGGCAAATTATTATAGGCAACCTGAGGTTGTAGATTTTGCTGAGGAATATTGAGAGATTCAGGTGGCATTTCAGGTAATAAAGGCCTCATATTAGCTTCCGATACTTCAGGCGGCTTACCAATTGATGTCATTACCGAAGGATTCGTTTTAATGAGAGGAGAGTCTGGGGAAGATTGAGCTTTAGATTTCTCTAGAGTTTTTTTAAACTGTTCATTGAATGAGGGAGCAACTGATTTATCTACCTCAGATTTTTGATTGGTAGAAGCTAGATCCTTTGAGTTGGGAAGATACCACCAACCAAAGAGAATACCAACAATTAGAGAAGCCAAGAAAAAGTTAAAAACTTGGAAATTATCGGCTACAATCTTGGGGAATTTCATATTACCTCAGTACTAGTAACTAAAAGTTGACTAATTGACTAGCCATCCACCCTGTCGTTCCAGAATCGGGATGATAGACCCGATACCAAATATATCCCCCAGCATCAATGTCATTTCCCAAAATTTCTAAAGAATCACCTGTATATCCTTGACCAACAACACTATAATTAGTGCCAGGCCCCGAACGAATATTCTTGCTTCCTGATTGCCCGCCAATGGTTGCAGAACTACCACTACTACTATTACTAGGATTGTTAACAATAACTCTTCGGACAATAGTTTTTGGCGTTGCGGCCGCTTTCCTTTCTGCTTCCAGTCGCTTTTGCTCAGCTGCTAAGCGATTTTCCTCTGCCTTTGCTCTGAGCTTTTCAGCTTCTTCTCTGTCTTTTTTTTCTTCTTCTAATGCCTTTTGAGCTTCTTCTTTCTCTTTTTCTATCTGAGCCATTTTAAGATCAGCTTCTTTCATTTGATACATGATGAAGAAACCAGCAGATAACCCAACAATAGCAAGAATTGATGTTATAGCAACTGTGATTACACTAACACCAACAGAATTACTTTTTTTACTATTACTTTGAAATTGTTCAAAACCACTATTCCCTAAAACAACTGTAGGCGTTGGAGACGCGACCATCGGAGCTACTGCAATAGTATTGACTGTACTGAGATTATTTGAGGATACTGGAGATGAAGAGTGGAGAGCTAGAAGCATATCTTCTGCAGAAGAAAAACGACTGGCAATTTCCATTTTTATCGCCTTACTTAAAACAGACTTTAGCCGTTGATCTAAATGAGGAACGTCATATTCCCACTCTAGTTCGCCTGTAATTGGACTAGTTGAAAACTCTACGGGTAACTTGCCTGTCAAAGCATAAACCATCGTGAGCCCCAATGCGTAGAGATCTGTACTGAATACTGCACGACCGGCACTCTGTTCTGGAGCCATAAAACCCCTGGTACCCACAATTACTGAGCTAACTGTTGAGCCAGAGCCGAGAGTCACCGCCCCCATTGTTTCCTTAACAGCTCCAAAGTCAATGAGAACTGGTAGGCGATCCGTCTCTCGCAAAATAATATTTTCTGGCTTAATATCTCGATGGATGATTCCTTTCCCGTGAATGTGCTTCAAGGTATTCAGCAAAGAAGTCAGGATGGCAATCGCTTGTTCTGATCGAATAGGGCCAATTTGAGCAAGATTTTTTCCTTCAATATATTCTTGAACTAAATAGAACTGCTCATTTTCTATAAAATAGTCATACAAACGCGGAATCTGTGAACAGCCTTTACTCAATTCTTCTAGGGCTGTCGCTTCTTTTTTAAAGAGTTTTTCGATTAAGTCATAGGAAGAATGATTGCCAGAGTTAACAGGCTTTAGTTGCTTGACAACTACTGATTCATGAAATGGGCTTTTTGTATCTGTTGCCAGGAAAGTTTCCCCAAACCCACCGGATCCTAAAGCAGTGATAATTGCGTAACGATTAGCAAGTAATGTCGTCATAATTTTTAGGAATAAAGACAAGTCAATGCAATTATAGTGATTAGGCTTTTAGATCTTTATCTAGATGACTTTTTATCAATCAGCCATGTCTGCTCTCCATCATTCCAAACTAGATAAACATAGGGCTTTTCATCCTTGACAACTCTGCCATCATTCATAACATAAGAAAGATTTAACTTAAGCTTTGCTCGTTCAGAATTTTGACTAATTGGAATTATATTTCCTAGCCTCACTTCAGATACCTTATTCCACCAATCAATATATTGATCATAGGTTAAGGACTGGGAAAAGTTACTGCTCAGTCTTGCCCAGGTTGTCGAGTAGTCGCCATTATTTAGATCACTGTAATGGTTATCAATAAAATCCTCTGGGTTAGGACGAGCTACATCGGAGTTACTAGAGAGCAATGATTCGGAACTGGAGCGACCGGATGAATTGTTAGATGATGAGATATCACTATTCCGAGTTTCTACTAGCTTTCTTTCTTCTTCAAGCTTAAGTTTTTCCGCTTCTAAGCGAGCTTTTTCGGCTTCTTCTTTCTCCTTTTCTGCCTGTAACGCCTGCAAATGAGACTGATTCATCTGTTGCATTACTAACAGGCCTCCACCTAGTCCCAAAACGACTAATACCGCCGCTAGTGCAGTGGACAAAACTCCAGTATTTACCGATGATCCCGTTCTCTTTTCCGAAGTGGGATCACCCGAACGGGGAATTACCCGAGTCGGCTCTATCTCCCTTGCAGAAATCGACGGCCGACTATCGGGAATCACTCGCCGAGTTGCCATCTCACTGGGCGAAACCACCGGAACAGAGGGAAGCAAGGCATGGAGGTCTTGATACATCGCCTCTGCCGTCGGATAACGACGACTGGGTTCCATCTTGATCGCCTTTTCTAAAATGCGGGCCAACTGGGGGTCAAGATTCGGTACCTCCTCCTGCCAGTCCAGATCCCCCGTCAACTGACTCGTGCCAAACTCAATTGGTAATTTCTGGGTGAGGGCATAGATCATCGTCAGGCCGAGGGCATAGAGATCCGTACTAAAGACTGGCCGACCGGCACTCTGCTCTGGGGCCATAAAGCCCCTTGTCCCTACAATCACCGAACTAACGATGGAGCCAGAACCTAGGCTGATGGCCCCCATGGTTTCCTTAACTGCCCCGAAGTCGATCAACACCGGCAAGCCGTCATGGTTACGCAGAATAATATTTTCTGGCTTAATATCCCGGTGAATAATTCCTTGGCTATGGATATATTTTAATGTTTTGAGAAGAGAAGACAGCACCAGCTTGGCCTGCTCTGACCCCATCCGGCCGAATTGAGCCAGGTTTTTCCCCTCGATATATTCCTGTACCAGGAAAAACTCTCCATTATCCATGAAATAGCTATACAACTGGGGAATCTGCGAACAGTTGGCCCCTAATTCCTCTAGAACTGCCGCTTCCTTCTGAAACAACTTCGTCACGACATCATTAGGGCCTTGGGTTGGTTTGAGACGTTTTACAACGACCATCCGCTGGGAGGGAAGATGAGTATCCCGGGCCAGGAAAGTTTCACCAAAACCACCGGCCCCCAAAGCCGCCACCATCTCGTAGCGACTGGCAAGCAGAGAAGACATAGAATATTTTCAATAGTGGAGAACAAATAGGATTCAAATTAGGGGGCCTTGCTTGGCCTAAGAACAAACTTCGGCCCAGTCAGATAAAAAAGGTTGAGGCAGGTGATGCCCACTCAGTTGCTATTTAGTTAAGAAAATGAACAAAATAGGGTGTCTCGGCTAGCATTCTCACAATACCATAAGCAGACTACTAGTCAAGGCCTTAACAGCCTCCATTGTTTGGAAAGACTTGTTTCCTAATTCAGGGTGTTAATGCTCATGTTAGGAATTGTTAGAGTGCCTGTGATCGACTGAATTATCCCAGAGACAGAACAAGCATTCGTCTGGCCTATGATACCGATTACCTACAGTCCCGCCTATACCCTGGTTCCAACCTACGAATGTTTTAATCGCTGTGAATATTGCAATTTTCGAGTTGATCCTGGCCAAGGGGCCTGGTTAACCTTAACGGCGGCCCAGGAAATCCTCCAATCCCTCCAGGGCCAAGGAATTACGGAGATTTTAATCCTCAGCGGTGAAGTCCATCCCCAGTCCCCCGAGCGGCCGGCCTGGTTTCAGCGCATCTATGACCTCTGCCAACTGTCCCTGGATCTGGGTTTTTTTCCCCACACCAATGCGGGCCCTCTGCATCAGCAAGAAATGGCCCAGTTTAAAACCGTCAATGTCTCCCTGGGCTTAATGCTAGAGCAGGTGACACCGACGCTCTTGACTAGTGTTCATCGCCAGGCCCCGAGTAAAAAACCCGCCCGACGACGCCAGCAATTGCAATGGGCCGGAGAATTACAGATTCCCTTCACCACCGGCCTGTTGTTGGGCATTGGTGAACAGGAAAGCGATTGGTGGGATAGCCTCCAGGCCATTGCGGAACTTCATCAGCACTATGGTCATATCCAGGAAGTGATTTTGCAACCCCACAGTCCTGGCCCTCAGCAAACCTGGCAGGCTTCCCCTTTTCCCCTCGCGGCCCTACCTGACCTAGTAGCCAGGGCCAGACAGATTTTACCGGCTGATATCACGATTCAGATTCCACCTAACTTAATCACAGATCTGCCCCTGCTCCTCCAGTGCTTGCAGGCCGGGGCCCGAGACCTCGGTGGCCTGAGTCCTATGGATGAGGTGAATCCCAGCTATCCCCACCTTCCCTTAGCACAATTAACTCTGTACCTGGCCCAAGCCGGTTGGCAACTACAGCCCCGCCTGCCCCTCTATCCCCACCACGATGCTTGGCTTACCCCGAGCCTAAGGCAACGGGTTCAGGCCTGGCGACAGCGAGACGTTTCCAACGGGGGAATGCAACAATAAAGGCTGGCCCTGCTCCTAGAAAAAAACCATGACCGTTGCCGCTCCCCGTAAGTCCGATAGCGATTGGCGTTTACTGCTCAAGTTATTGCCCTACGTTCGTCGCTATCCCCGCTTACTCCTGCTTTCCATTATTCTCCTCATTCCCGTGGCCTTTGCCGGGGCCATTCAACCCTTAATCATCGGCCAGGCCGTATCCCTTCTGCGCCGTGAGGCCAGTTGGCCCTTTCTCCAAGCTTTGCCCCTGACCATGGCCCTCCAGCAGTTAGTCTGGATTCTCCTCGCCACGATTATTGTGCGTTTAATTTTTGTGGGGGCACAGGGCTTTTTAGTACAAAAAATGGGCCAGGAAATTACCGCTGATGTGCGGGAAGATCTGTTTGGCCATGTCATGGCCCTGTCGGTGAATTTCTTTCAGCGCACCCCCGTCGGTCGTTTGGTGACGCGATTAACCAATGATGTTGAGGCCCTGGGGGATGTGTTTGCCAGCGGGGCCATTGGGGTGATTAATGACCTAATTTCCATTGTGGCCATTGTGGTTACGATCTTTTGGGTGCAGTGGCAGTTGGCCACCCTTTTGTTGGTGATGCTGGTGCCGGTGACGGTGTTGATTGTTTATTTCCAGCAACAGTACCGTAAAGCCAACTACCAGGCCCGAGAGGAATTGTCGAAGCTAAATTCCATGCTCCAGGAAAATGTGACAGGAATTAATGTGGTGCAACTCTTCCGGCGGGAAGCCTATAACGCGGAGCTATTTCGCCGGGTTAATCAACGCTACCGCAAAGAAGTAGACCGGACAATTTTTCATGATTCGGCCATCTCGGCCACGCTGGAATGGATTAGCTTAGTGGCTATTGCTGGCGTCTTGGCCCTGGGAGGCTTTTTGGTACTCCGGGAAAATTTGACCTTTGGGGTCTTGGCCGCCTTTATTCTCTACGCCCAACGCTTGTTTAATCCCCTGCGCCAATTTGCCGATAAATTCACCATGTTCCAGGCCGGTTTTACCGCCATTGAACGGATCAGCGAACTCATGGGCGAACCCATTGCCATCCAAGACCGGGCCGTGACCACCCCCATTGAGGTTAATCCCAGCCAGGCCCAGGGGGAAATTTGTTTTGAGAATGTCTGGTTTGCCTACCAAGGCCAGGATTATGTCCTTAAGCATTTAAACTTCACCATCAAACCGGGGGAAAAGGTGGCCTTTGTTGGGCCGACGGGGGCCGGTAAAAGCTCGATTATTCGCCTCCTCTGTCGTCTCCATGAACCCAGTCAGGGGCGCATTCTCGTCGATGGCATTGATATTCGGGAGCTTTCCCAGGTGCAACTGCGGCGCTTTATCGGCGTGATCCTACAGGATAATTTTCTCTTTGCGGGGGACGTTAAACGCAACATTACCCTCGGGGAAGATTACAGCCTGGCGGATGTCCAAAAAGCGGCCCAGCTAACCAATGTCGCCACCCTAATTGAAGAATTACCCCAGGGCTACCATACGGAGCTACGGGAACGAGGCAGTAATCTCTCTAGTGGTCAAAAACAATTGCTGGCCTTCGCCCGCGTCGCCATTCGGGAACCCCATGTTCTAGTGATGGACGAAGCCACCGCTAACTTAGATGTCCGCACCGAGGCCCAAATCCAAGAGGCCCTGTTGCATTTGCTTCAAGACCGCACCGCTATTATCATTGCCCACCGCCTTTCTACCATTCGCCATGTGGATCGTATTTTTGCCCTGAAGCAGGGGGAAATTGTCGAAACCGGCAATCATGAACAACTCCTGGCCCAACAGGGCCTCTACGCCAGTCTCTACCAATTACAAATGTTAGGCAAAGACTAAAAATGGGAACGCTGGGCCATTAACCGCTCTTCTAGGGCCGCGATGCGATGGTAGGCCGCTGTTAGTTGGGCCGTTAGGCGATAAATTTGCAACTCCGAGGTGGCGGGTTGGGCAATATCGAGGAACCAGAAGGGAGGGGACTCCGGCTCATCAGGCAAAATATCTTTGTGTTGTAGGCTGAGGACAGTTTCATCAACTTCCCCAAGACTGGCACCACTGGCAGTATCCTGGCGAGGGCCTTCTAGATGACCAGGGGCCAGGACCTCAGAAAATTGACGGCTGAGGTGCATCACCATTTGCTGAAGTTGGTCAATTTTATGGCTCAGATCTTGGATTTGTTGTTGAAGTACATACTGTTGATTCATAAATTCACGAGGCAAAGAAAAACCGCTAGACAAACGAGGGCGGCTATTTTCCGATTCTAGAGGCCGACACCAAAAAACTGAAAAAGTCAAGGATTAATTTAAGAAATCGCCCTTTCTCCCCCGACTGACCCCCACCCAGGAACACCATTCCCAGCCCGGCTTGGATACGCTAAGTTAAGACAACGGGCAAATTTCACGCCTAGACTCCCGATTGCCTACGACCACGACAACATCTCTATGCTCAATATTCAAGCGTTAACTGATCACGCTCAGCAGGCCGCCCAAACCCTGGGAATCTCTCGATACGATATCTATGGTTCCTCCGTTGATGAGGCCGGTGTCGAAGTCTCCTTTGGGGAACCCAAGCAAGTCCAGGCCTCCAATCGTTCCAGTGTGATCGTGAGAGTGTGGAATGACCAGGGCCAAGTCGGCGTCACTAGCACCACAGACCTGGATGCCGATGGTATTCAATTGGCCCTGCAAACAGCGGCCGAAGCCAGTGATTTTGGCGTGACGGAAAATATTCCTGAATTTAGTCCCGAGGCCCAGGCTCCCATTACCGACATGGAAATCAAGACGGTGCCGGCTTCGCCCATTAACGCCCTAACCACGGCTTTGATTGCAGCAGAACAGCAACTGATGGCGGCCCATCCAGCCATTACCGGCGTCCCCTACAATGGTTTGTCCGAAGAAACCATTGAGCATTTTTACCTCAACAGTGAAGGGGCCCTGCGCCACGAGGCCCGTTCCTATGCCTCCATCTACCTCTACAGCCGGGCCGAGCAGGAAGGCAAGAAACCCCGCAGTGCTGGGGAAATGAAGATTAGCCATAGCCTTGCCGATTTAGATATTGCCGGTTGCCTAGCCAAGGTAACGGAAAAAACCCTTAGCCACCTGGATTATCACCCCATTGCCTCGGGCAAGTATCCTGTGGTCTTTTCCCCCACAGCTTTTTTGAGCTTGATCAGTGCCTTTTCTAACCTCTGGAATGCCCAAAGCATTTTAGACAAACAAAGCTTATCGAGTCCTGAAAGTCTCGGCCAAACCATCGCCTCGCCCCTACTCTGCCTCTCGGATGATGCCCGTCATCCCGATAACCTGGGGGCCGATAGTTTTGATGGAGAAGGAACGCCGACCCGCCGGGTTAGCTTGATTCACAACGGGGTATTAGTGGGCCTGCTCCACAGTGCGGGAACCGCTAAACGCTTTCATACCCAACCCACGGGCCATGCCAATATTGGCGCTAAAGTCACCGTCGGGGCCCACTTCTATCATGTCTTTTCAGAGCAAACGCCGGCCCAGACCTATTCCCTGGCTGAGACAGAAAATGTGGTTTTCATCGACAAGCTCCAGGCCCTTCATGCCGGAGTGAATGCACTCCAGGGGTCTTTTTCCCTACCCTTTGATGGCTGGTTAGTTAACCGAGGGGAACGGGTCAGCATCGATGCCGCTACGGTGGCGGGAGATTTCCTAGACGTCTTGAAATCCATCGTTTACATCGAACCCGAGGCCGAAGTCACCCCCCGAGGGGTTTGTCCAGCAGTTTGGGTCAAGGAGTTGGCGATTACGGGAGAATAACAACGATGCCCAGATTGGTCATTCCTCAACAGCTTAAAGTCAGCCTAGAACAATTTGAATTGTTGGCCCAAGCCAATCGAGAGATTGGTATAGTTTGCCTGATCCTTTGCCAATGATTTATACCCTGCCCGACGAGTTAGTGCGCTTAATTGCCGCCGGGGAAGTCATTGATTCGTTAGTAGCAGTGGTGCGGGAACTGGTGGAAAACGCCCTTGATGCCGGGGCCACTCGTTTAACTATCCACCTCGACCCCGATCATTGGCAGGTACAGGTCATCGATAATGGCCAGGGTTTATCCAAGGAAGACCTCCAGGCCTGTGCTCATCCCCACAGCACCAGTAAACTGCAAGCCTTGACCGATTTAACCCAGGTTCAGAGTCTTGGCTTTCGGGGCGAGGCCCTACACAGTTTGGCCCAAGTGGCCCAGCTCGAAATTACCAGTCGTCTGCACCAACCAGGGGCCTTGGGATGGCAAGCCCGTTATGATCACCAGGGCCAAGTCATAAGTCTAGGGCCTACCGCCATGGCTCCGGGCACCGTCGTCACCGTCAAAGAGTTATTTGCGAATTTACCCCAGCGCCGTCAAGCTGGCCTCAGCCATCAGCCACAACTCAAGGCCCTCCAGCACTACCTGCAAACCCTGGCCCTGGTTCATCCCCACCTCACCTGGCAGGTCTGGCAGACCTCCCGACTTTTGCTCAGTTTGAGTCCCGGTACCAGTGCGCGACAAATCTTGCCCCAATTCCTCAAAAGCGTTAAACCCAGTGATCTCCAGGACAGCCAGCATTGCCTGGAACTCCCCACGGAATCAGCCCAACAGGGCCAAATTTATCTGCTCTTTGGTTTGCCCGACCGCTGTCATCGCCATCGCCCCGACTGGATTAAAGTGGCCCTCAATGGCCGTCCCATCCATTGCCCAGAGTTAGAGCAGGCTACCCTGGGGGCCTTTCACCGGACATTACCTCAACATCGTTTTCCCCTCTGTTTTC contains:
- a CDS encoding M15 family metallopeptidase; the encoded protein is MKFPKIVADNFQVFNFFLASLIVGILFGWWYLPNSKDLASTNQKSEVDKSVAPSFNEQFKKTLEKSKAQSSPDSPLIKTNPSVMTSIGKPPEVSEANMRPLLPEMPPESLNIPQQNLQPQVAYNNLPPNQAKTYLGHHTFAENPRQRLVTVGKYYDRTESLDQEAANAFWQMQRDAKAQGIQLTIISGFRSIADQEKLFQRQIQRRGSKQAAARLSAPPGHSEHHTGYALDIGDGTQPSADLKFDFQSTPAYQWLARNSHNYGFELSFPPGNSQGVSFEPWHWRYVGSPRSNQIFSFARSNR
- a CDS encoding protein kinase; this translates as MTTLLANRYAIITALGSGGFGETFLATDTKSPFHESVVVKQLKPVNSGNHSSYDLIEKLFKKEATALEELSKGCSQIPRLYDYFIENEQFYLVQEYIEGKNLAQIGPIRSEQAIAILTSLLNTLKHIHGKGIIHRDIKPENIILRETDRLPVLIDFGAVKETMGAVTLGSGSTVSSVIVGTRGFMAPEQSAGRAVFSTDLYALGLTMVYALTGKLPVEFSTSPITGELEWEYDVPHLDQRLKSVLSKAIKMEIASRFSSAEDMLLALHSSSPVSSNNLSTVNTIAVAPMVASPTPTVVLGNSGFEQFQSNSKKSNSVGVSVITVAITSILAIVGLSAGFFIMYQMKEADLKMAQIEKEKEEAQKALEEEKKDREEAEKLRAKAEENRLAAEQKRLEAERKAAATPKTIVRRVIVNNPSNSSSGSSATIGGQSGSKNIRSGPGTNYSVVGQGYTGDSLEILGNDIDAGGYIWYRVYHPDSGTTGWMASQLVNF
- a CDS encoding serine/threonine-protein kinase — its product is MSSLLASRYEMVAALGAGGFGETFLARDTHLPSQRMVVVKRLKPTQGPNDVVTKLFQKEAAVLEELGANCSQIPQLYSYFMDNGEFFLVQEYIEGKNLAQFGRMGSEQAKLVLSSLLKTLKYIHSQGIIHRDIKPENIILRNHDGLPVLIDFGAVKETMGAISLGSGSIVSSVIVGTRGFMAPEQSAGRPVFSTDLYALGLTMIYALTQKLPIEFGTSQLTGDLDWQEEVPNLDPQLARILEKAIKMEPSRRYPTAEAMYQDLHALLPSVPVVSPSEMATRRVIPDSRPSISAREIEPTRVIPRSGDPTSEKRTGSSVNTGVLSTALAAVLVVLGLGGGLLVMQQMNQSHLQALQAEKEKEEAEKARLEAEKLKLEEERKLVETRNSDISSSNNSSGRSSSESLLSSNSDVARPNPEDFIDNHYSDLNNGDYSTTWARLSSNFSQSLTYDQYIDWWNKVSEVRLGNIIPISQNSERAKLKLNLSYVMNDGRVVKDEKPYVYLVWNDGEQTWLIDKKSSR
- the cofG gene encoding 7,8-didemethyl-8-hydroxy-5-deazariboflavin synthase subunit CofG; amino-acid sequence: MIPITYSPAYTLVPTYECFNRCEYCNFRVDPGQGAWLTLTAAQEILQSLQGQGITEILILSGEVHPQSPERPAWFQRIYDLCQLSLDLGFFPHTNAGPLHQQEMAQFKTVNVSLGLMLEQVTPTLLTSVHRQAPSKKPARRRQQLQWAGELQIPFTTGLLLGIGEQESDWWDSLQAIAELHQHYGHIQEVILQPHSPGPQQTWQASPFPLAALPDLVARARQILPADITIQIPPNLITDLPLLLQCLQAGARDLGGLSPMDEVNPSYPHLPLAQLTLYLAQAGWQLQPRLPLYPHHDAWLTPSLRQRVQAWRQRDVSNGGMQQ
- a CDS encoding ABC transporter ATP-binding protein; translated protein: MTVAAPRKSDSDWRLLLKLLPYVRRYPRLLLLSIILLIPVAFAGAIQPLIIGQAVSLLRREASWPFLQALPLTMALQQLVWILLATIIVRLIFVGAQGFLVQKMGQEITADVREDLFGHVMALSVNFFQRTPVGRLVTRLTNDVEALGDVFASGAIGVINDLISIVAIVVTIFWVQWQLATLLLVMLVPVTVLIVYFQQQYRKANYQAREELSKLNSMLQENVTGINVVQLFRREAYNAELFRRVNQRYRKEVDRTIFHDSAISATLEWISLVAIAGVLALGGFLVLRENLTFGVLAAFILYAQRLFNPLRQFADKFTMFQAGFTAIERISELMGEPIAIQDRAVTTPIEVNPSQAQGEICFENVWFAYQGQDYVLKHLNFTIKPGEKVAFVGPTGAGKSSIIRLLCRLHEPSQGRILVDGIDIRELSQVQLRRFIGVILQDNFLFAGDVKRNITLGEDYSLADVQKAAQLTNVATLIEELPQGYHTELRERGSNLSSGQKQLLAFARVAIREPHVLVMDEATANLDVRTEAQIQEALLHLLQDRTAIIIAHRLSTIRHVDRIFALKQGEIVETGNHEQLLAQQGLYASLYQLQMLGKD
- a CDS encoding TldD/PmbA family protein, encoding MLNIQALTDHAQQAAQTLGISRYDIYGSSVDEAGVEVSFGEPKQVQASNRSSVIVRVWNDQGQVGVTSTTDLDADGIQLALQTAAEASDFGVTENIPEFSPEAQAPITDMEIKTVPASPINALTTALIAAEQQLMAAHPAITGVPYNGLSEETIEHFYLNSEGALRHEARSYASIYLYSRAEQEGKKPRSAGEMKISHSLADLDIAGCLAKVTEKTLSHLDYHPIASGKYPVVFSPTAFLSLISAFSNLWNAQSILDKQSLSSPESLGQTIASPLLCLSDDARHPDNLGADSFDGEGTPTRRVSLIHNGVLVGLLHSAGTAKRFHTQPTGHANIGAKVTVGAHFYHVFSEQTPAQTYSLAETENVVFIDKLQALHAGVNALQGSFSLPFDGWLVNRGERVSIDAATVAGDFLDVLKSIVYIEPEAEVTPRGVCPAVWVKELAITGE
- the mutL gene encoding DNA mismatch repair endonuclease MutL; translation: MIYTLPDELVRLIAAGEVIDSLVAVVRELVENALDAGATRLTIHLDPDHWQVQVIDNGQGLSKEDLQACAHPHSTSKLQALTDLTQVQSLGFRGEALHSLAQVAQLEITSRLHQPGALGWQARYDHQGQVISLGPTAMAPGTVVTVKELFANLPQRRQAGLSHQPQLKALQHYLQTLALVHPHLTWQVWQTSRLLLSLSPGTSARQILPQFLKSVKPSDLQDSQHCLELPTESAQQGQIYLLFGLPDRCHRHRPDWIKVALNGRPIHCPELEQATLGAFHRTLPQHRFPLCFLHLQVPPAHVDWNRNPSKTEVYLQDLRFWQTQVSQILQQDLQHILTGPWPQQRLNQLLKAQEAQPRYQLNPLEQSLTTALAPLTVKAVAQVHQTYIVAEHTSGLWLVEQHIAHERILYERLQADWQAVPLPQPMLLQRLREAQVEQLQHLGLEVDPFGEDIWAIRSIPQLLIQAPEAMEILWEMSLGGDLATAQATLACRTALKNGTPLTLGEMQSLLDQWCATRHPQTCPHGRPIYLALEESSLARFFRRNWLIDRT